A window of Flammeovirga kamogawensis genomic DNA:
TTGGATATTTTTCTTAAAAAATATTCTGCAACCGATCCCAAATCTTAATCATGAGTAACACTATTGTTTATTAAAAGAATAGTATAGAACTTAATGGAAATAAATTATTTTTAATCCGATTGTTTATATGGCAACAAGAAAACATACTCAATTAATAGGCTCCTTACTTTTAGGTGTTTCTATTGCTTTTTCTTCCTGTAATTCTACACCAAAAGCAGATGGTCATAATGATTTTGACACATCTACTTATGAAAATTATCCTGCTTTTACAGGTGATTTAGGAGTTACATATTCTAAGCAAGCAACAGCATTTAAAATATGGTCTCCTACTGCTACCAAAGTAGTTATAAATCTATATGAAGATGATCTTAAAGGAAAACCTTATCAGGTAACTGAAATGGAACCTACTGAAAAAGGAACATGGAGTAGTTCTATTAAAGGTGATTTATTTGGTAAGTATTACACATTTCAAGTAACTGTCGGTGACAAACAACTTGATGAAACTCCAGGTATTTATGCTACTGCTGTTGGTGTAAATGGTAAGAGGGGGCAAGTTATTGATTTAACAACAACAAATCCTAACGGATGGGCTAACGATAAGCGCCCTGAGCTAAAAGAGCTTACAGATGCAATTTTGTATGAAATTCACGTACGTGATATTACTATAGCAGAAAATTCTGGTGCAAAAAATAAAGGAAAATTCTTAGGCTTAACAGAAGTTGGAACTGTTAGTGACAAAGGATTAAAAACAGGAATAGATCACATTGAAGAGCTAGGTGTTACTCACGTGCACTTACTACCTTCTTTTGATTATCATACTATTGACGAATCTAAATTAGATCAAGCACAATACAATTGGGGTTACGATCCTCAAAACTATAACGTTCCAGAAGGGTCTTATTCAACAGATCCATCAAATGGCGGTGTAAGAATTAAGGAATTCAAAGAAATGGTTTCTGCTTTCCATAAAAAAGGAATAAGAGTAGTACTAGATGTTGTATATAACCACACTTTCTCTGGAGACGAGTCAAATTTCTCTTTAGAAGTTCCAGGATATTATTACAGACAAAATAATGAAGGAAGCTATTCAAATGCTTCTGCTTGTGGTAATGAAACGGCTTCTGAAAGAGCAATGGCTCGTAAATATATTGTTGAATCTGTTTTATATTGGGCTAAAGAATATCATTTAGATGGTTTCAGGTTTGATCTTATGGGTATTCATGATGTTGAGACAATGAATATTCTTGCTAAAAGATTAAAAGAAGAAGTTGATCCGAGTATATTAATTTATGGTGAAGGGTGGAATGCCGGTGATTCTCCTTTACCTGAAGCTAAAAGAGCTATTAAAGCAAATACTCCTAAATTAGTGGGCGTCGCAGCCTTCTCTGATGATATCCGTGATGGTTTAAAAGGTAGTGTTTTCTATGATGATAATATTGGCTTTGTACAAGGTGCTGATGGTTTAACTGAAACAATTAAATTTGGTATAGTTGCATCAACTCAACATCCTCAAGTTGATTATAAAGCCGTCAATTACTCTAAAGCTCCTTGGGCACCTGATCCTTCACAAACAATTAGCTATGTATCTTGTCATGATAATCACACATTATTTGATAAGTTAAAGGTATCTCAGCCTAAAGCTTCAGATAGTGAACTAAAGAAGATGCATAAACTTACAAGTGCTGTTATCCTTACGTCTCAAGGTATTCCATTTATACATTCTGGAGCTGAGATGTTAAGAACAAAAGGAGGAGAACATAACTCTTATAACAAACCTGATGCAATTAATAAGTTAAACTGGGATTGGAAGTTTGAGAATAAAGACATTTTTGAGTATTACCAAGGTTTAATAGAACTAAGAAAAGCTCATCCTGCATTTAGAATGACATCGACAGAAATGATTCAAAAGCATTTAAAATTTATTGATTTTAAAGATCAACACATGGTCGGCTATATAATCAATGGAAATGCAAATGGAGATTCTGCTGAATCAATTGCCGTAATATTTAATGCCAACAAATCAGCAAAAAACATTTCTAAGTTTTTACCTAAAGGGAAATGGAAAGTATTAGTTGATGGGAATAAGGCTTCTGTAAAAGGATTAAAAACAACTTCATCAATTACTATCGGTGGCGTATCAGCTTTAGTACTTAGTAAATAAGTTAGTTTATCTTCTAAAATTAGACAAAACAGGCTCATTCTGATTAAGAATGAGCCTGTTTTACTTTATAATAACTATTAGAATTTAGCTTGTATTACAATATCAAAGACTGAATAAAATGACTTAGAATTGAATTTTAAATCAGGTTAAAACAAGGCTACAAAACTAATGTTTGAATAAGCTTCTTGTCATTCCTTCTATTAATCTCTAATTATGGATCTATTAGCCAATAATACGTTTCATTAAGTAATCTCTTCTAAGCAAGAATAAGAAACTATAGTAAGTATTATACCTTTCCAAAGAAATAAGCAACACAAGTATAATTAGTAGACATAAAAACTTAGCTATAAAAAAAGGTCAAACACTTTCGCATTTGACCTTTCTTGGTAATTGAAGAGGCTTACATACCAGAAATACGTAATTTCTTGTTTGAAGCGTAATTCACTTTCAATGCGTTAGCATCTCTAAGTTTCTGACGTACATCAGATATTACACCCATTTTAGCATCTCTATCAATTTTAAGTGACATAGTGATTTTATCACCATCTTCACCTAATTTGTCTTTTTCCTGAATCACGTGTTGTACGATTTGATCTGGTTCGATCAATACGTCGTTCACCTGAATACGAGGCTCAGTACCAAACTTTTTAGTATCAGTTGGTTCACCTATGTAGATATAAGAAACCAATGATTTTTTTTCAAGCTTTGTTAACTCAGATGCTTGAGGTAACGAGTTCTTCACTAATAACTCAGACTCACGAAAAGTCGTCGAAATCATAAAGAAGAACAAAAGCATGAAAATAATGTCTGGCAATGCAGAAGTAGGAATATCCTGCTTCGTTTTTGTTTTTTTCTTAAACGTTGCCATAAGGTCAATGTATTTAAGCAAACGTCACTTATAAATAGTGACGTTTTAATTAGACCAATTATTTTATCTCAGAAGGTTCAGCATCCGATACTTTGTAAGGGATAGCTTTACGAGCTCTTGTAAGCTTTTCTTTCTGATCAGGATTTTCTTTATCCAATGCTTGATAATCTTCTAAAGGAATTTTCAAATACATTGCACGCATTTCTGCGTAAGCGTATTTTAATTCATCAATAACTGAAATGTACATCTCATAAGAAGTACCACGGTCAGATTTCAATGAAATAATTGCCTTTGCTGGAGATTCAGACATATCCTTATTCTTACCATTGTTAAGAACGAATTCTTTAACCATAGTACGAAGTTGAGGAAGGTCAACTTGCTCTTCTTGTGCTAACATCATGTCTTTTGAATTGACAAGGATATTAAACACGTTACGAGTTTTAACCTTTACATCTACGTCTTCAGCTTTTGGAGGTAACATTACAGTTACACCTTTATCAGATGCAATAGTTGTTGCCACCAAGAAGAAGATCAATAAAAGGAAGGCAATATCAGCCATTGCCCCACCATTAATTTCTGGTGTTTCTTTTTTCTTCTTCTGTATCATAATTATCCTAAGCTTTTAACAAATCTTGAAATAATATCAAAAACTACAGCGACAAGTGCTATTCCGAATAAGTAGTAAGTCAAATTCAATACACCACCAATTTTTTGTGATAATACTTCATTAACTCCAAACTCGTTTAACTCTCTAGCCGTAACTGCGCTATCAGCACTAGAATAACCGATAAAATACAACACTCCAATTACGCCGATGGTAACCAATACTGCAACTGCTGCTTTAGGATCCATTGCGATAGACACAAGGAAACCAATAACTGTAGCAACTAATGCAATAACGATTAATACACCTGTGAATGGTAGCAAGTATTCTGTAAATATAGCTTCACCGTTCATAACTTGTAATTTTTCAAATTTTACAATAACTATTTACTCTGTGTAAATAGAAACTACTTATTTAGTAGCTAATTCGTTTTTTACAAGGATGTCGATTAAAGAAACAGAAGCTTCTTCCATTTCTAAAACAATACCATCGATTGTAGAAACACAGTAGTTGTAGAATACTTGAAGAATCACACCTACGATAAGACCTGCTACAGTAGTAAGAAGGGCAACTTTAATACCACCTGCTACTAATGAAGGAGAGATATCACCTGCTGCTTCGATTGCATCGAATGCACCAATCATACCAATTACCGTACCCATGAAACCTAACATTGGTGCCATAGCAATAAACAATGAGATCCAAGGTAAACCTTTTTCTAATTTACCCATTTCAACTGAACCGTAAGCAACAACTGATTTCTCAACCATTTCAATACCTTCAGATGCTCTCATCAAACCTTGTGTAAAGATTGATGCTACAGGACCACGAGTAGCTTTAGTTACTTCTAATGCTGCTTCTGCACCACCTGAAGTTAAAGCCTCGTCAACTTTAGATAAAAGTTTTTTAGTGTTTGTAGTAGAAAGGCTTAACGTGATAACACGCTCAATAGCAATTGCCAAACCTAAGATCAATGTAAGCAATACAGCTCCCATGAACTCCCAACCACCTTCAATAAACTTTTGTTTCACTGCTTGAGTGAAAGATAATTCTTCAACTTGTGCAACTTCATCAGAAGACACTTCTTGAACTGCTGCAGATGATTCTTCAGCTACTTGCTCAGTAGCTTCTTCTGTTGTTTCATCTTGCGCATACGACTGTGCAGTACCTAAAGTAAGTGCACAGAAAAACATCAATAATGCGAATACTCTTTTCATAACTCTCTAACGTTCAGATTGTAGTTTAAAATAAAACAAACTACTTTCCGATGCTGTAATAATAAATTTGTTTGACTATCATCCGTAATCGTTGAGCAAGTTAGCATTAATCTTTTAATTAATACTTTTTTTGATAGTTTTTAACGACTACTGATCCGCAAAGAAATATATAATTATACTCATAAACAAATAGATAATATATTTATAAATGCATAAATCACACTAATAAACCTATATAATGTTAGATTAAGTTAAATTAAACACTCAACTCACCCTTCAAAGGTATACCAATCAACTTTTTAACGTTTTCGACATCTTTATACTTTGTTAACAAACACATTAACTTAGTAACGGCTGCTTCAGTGGTCATATCCTTGCCACTTAGCACTCCAATGCTATTAAGTTTTGCACTTGTTGCATAATGACCTTGCATTACCATACCTCCGGTACACTGTGATATATTAACAATTACAACTCCTCTTTTTACTGTTTTTTCTAACAATTCTATAAACCAAGAAGAGGTTGGAACATTACCAGAACCATACGTTTCTAGAACTACCCCTCTCAATTTTTCATTATTTAACATTTGATTGATAAAATCTTTCGACATTCCAGGAAAAATCTTCAATAATAAAACGTTAGAATCAAACTTTTTCATCGACCTAACAGGTGAATTAATGGGGTCTTTCCAAAAAGTATCACGTTTGTATTCAATAAAAATCCCTGCTTCTGCTAAAGATGGATAGTTATACGAACGAAATGCCGTAAAATTGAAGTTCTGAGATTTTTTAGCTCTATTTCCTCTTAATAGTTTACTGTTAAAACAGATACAAACTTCTTGGACTAGCATTTCTCCATTATCATCTCTTTGGGATGCAATTTCTAACGAGGACATTAAGTTCTCTCGTGCATCTGTTCTTTTAGCACCAATAGGCAACTGAGAACCTGTTAAGATAACGGGCTTGTGTACTCCATCAAGCATAAAACTTAAAGCTGAAGCAGTATAAGCCATTGTATCTGTTCCATGTAATATCACAAACCCATCAAAATCTTCGTAAAAATCTTCGATTAAGTTTCCTAATTGAACCCAATGATCTGTAGTTATATCAGAAGAATCTATCAAAGGATCTAATGATATCACAGTTAATTCAAAATCAAAAGCCCTTAATTCTGGTACAGCATCTATAATTTTTTCAAAATCAAAAGGAATTAAACTACCATTTTCAGGATGTGAATCCATACCAATAGTTCCTCCAGTATAAATAATTAAAATTGAAGTCTCGGAAGTTTTAGGACCAGTTGAATTTATATTAACGGTCTTATAGTAAGTTCGATTGGTCATAATAATTGAATGGGTCTATTTTCTTAAGTAATTCTCTATATCAAACAGGTCGTAGGCATTATTATCAGTAATTTCTTCTACTTCTGCACCACTGATACCTTTAAAATCTGCAACTTTATCACATACAAAACTTGTGTATGCAGGTTCATTTCTTTTTCCTCTATAAGGTTTTGGGGCTAAATATGGGCTATCTGTTTCTAATACTATATGCTTTAGGTCAACATGAGGGATCACTTTGTCTAACCCTCCATTTTTAAAGGTTGCCACCCCACCAATACCAATTTTAAAATTGATATCAAATAAACGCTTTGCATCATCTAAGCTACCTGTAAAACAATGAAGCACCCCAAAAAGAGCATCGTCAGATAATTCTTCTAATAAGTTTAATGTTTCTGGCATTGCATCTCTTGCATGTATCACTAAAGGTAGATGATGCTTTTTTGCTAAATCAGCTTGAATTTTAAAAGCTTCTATTTGTTGCTCCTGAAAAGTTTTATCCCAATAAAGGTCTAATCCCATCTCACCAACACCTATAAACTTTCTCTTATTTAACCAATCTTCTACTATATAAAGTTCTTTTTCAAAATCTTTTTCAACGTGGCATGGATGTAGCCCCATCATAGATAAACATTGTTGCGGGTATTTTTCTTCTAGTTCTAGCATACGATCTATTGATGTATGATCTATATTTGGCATAAGAATATGCTTTAGACCATTATCAAAAGCTGATTCTAAAACATTGTCTATATCTTCTTTGAATTTGTCTGAGTATATATGGGCGTGTGTATCTATCATTTTTTATTAATTTTAAATTTGAAACAACACGCAAATCTAACAGCTTAAAACAAATAGCTTACGAAGAGCAAATCGAATTTTTTCAACAGGTATTACCTAAATCAATAATTATAACTAATATTGAATTTAAAAATTGAGTAATTCATATAATTCTATGAGATTGAATACAAAATATATAAAAATTACCGCTGCCATTTTATTTATTGGTTTTATATCTTTTAGCTTCAAAACAGAGCAAGATCCACCAATTAAATCCGATATTTCATTCGAAAAAGGGGAAACCTTAACATATGTAGCAGGATATTCTGTTTTTGAAGCAGGAGAAGCTGTAGTTCATCTTGATAAAAAATTACATCAAGTAAATGGAGAGGAGACCTATAAAGTAAATGTTACAGGAAGAAGTATAGGTATGTTTGGAATGACAATGAAAATTAGAGATTTATGGCAAAGTTATTTCAGTACTTCTACTTTGTACCCTGTTCAGTTCAATAGAGATATTATAGAAGGTGGATATACACTTGAAGAAACAATTAATTTTGATCAAGTGAATGGAAAAGCAGATACAGAGTGGAAAAAGAAAGATAAAAAAGAAATTCATAAAGAACATTATGAAATGCCTCCACACACACATGATGTTATTTCTGGATATTACTACTTAAGAACACTTGATTATGACCAAATGACTAAAGGTGATACTATTTCACTTAATTCTTTTTGGGAAAATAAAGCGTATGATTTTGACATTGTGTATTTAGGTGTAGAAAAAGTATATACCAAGTTTGGTAGAATTGAATCTTACGTGATGTCTCCAATTATGCCAGAAAATCAATTATTCTCTGGTACGCATCCAATTAAATTTTGGGTTTCAAAAGATATCAATAGAATTCCTTTAAAAATACAAGCAGAACTTATTGTAGGCTCTGTTAATGTAGATTTAGTGAGATATAAAGGGCTTAAACAAAAGCTCAAAAAATCTAAATAAAAAAATGCCAAGTCAATATTTTTGAATTACTGACTTGGCATTTAATATATACAGATTACACTTTATAAATTTTGCTTTATTTCTAAAGCTAGTTCATAAGGTGTTTTTTTATTTGCTTGAATTGTTATTTGAGCCTTTTCATAAAAAGGTAAACGATTCACTCTTTTCTCTTGAATAGCTGTAAGAATATCTTCTCTATTTTCTTGAGCTAATAAGGGTCTTGTTCCTTGTTGTTCCCAAACTCTATCAGCTAAATCTTCTTCAGATACATCTACAAAAAAAGTTTTCCCTTGAACATTCAATTGTTCTATATTATCAAAAAAGCAAGGTGTTCCTCCTCCTGTAGCTATAATAGCATTGTTTGGAGTAAAAGAGAGCATAACTTCTCTCTCTATTTTTCTGAAGTAATCTTCTCCAGACTCTGCAAAAATTTTTGGTATTGATTTTCTTTCTTTTTTTTCGATTTCTAAATCAAGATCAAAATAAGGCAAGTCTAATACTTCTGATAATTCTTTTGCCAAAGTAGATTTACCACTTCCAGGCATTCCTATTAAATAGATGCGCATACTTATATCTTTATTGAATCCTCACTTTAGGATCTATTACTGCATATAAAATATCAACAAAGATATTTACCAATACGAAACCAAAAGCAATAAGAATTGTAGCTCCCATTACAACTGGTAAATCTAAATATTCGACAGCTTGTATTGTTTTAAAGCCAAGCCCTTTCCACTTAAAAATGTATTCTATAAAAAATGCTCCAGCCATCATTGTTGCCATCCAACCAGATACTGCTGTAATTACTGGGTTTAATGCATTTCTTAATGTATGCATAAATATTACACGTATAAAACTTGCTCCTTTCGCTTTTGCAGTTCTTATATAATCCTGAGACATTACATCTAACATTGAACTTCTTGTCAATTGAATAATAATTGCTAGAGGTCTTGTTGCTAAAGTAATTGAAGGTAGAATTAAATTTTCTAGATGTAACTGCCTACCATAAAGCGGATCATTCATCCACAATGAACCTGTCATATTTAAGTGAGTAAAATCTGCTAAATAATAACCAAATGTAATGGCCATTAAAATTGCAAGAACAAATGAAGGCATCGAAATAAAAATAACAG
This region includes:
- the pulA gene encoding type I pullulanase, translated to MATRKHTQLIGSLLLGVSIAFSSCNSTPKADGHNDFDTSTYENYPAFTGDLGVTYSKQATAFKIWSPTATKVVINLYEDDLKGKPYQVTEMEPTEKGTWSSSIKGDLFGKYYTFQVTVGDKQLDETPGIYATAVGVNGKRGQVIDLTTTNPNGWANDKRPELKELTDAILYEIHVRDITIAENSGAKNKGKFLGLTEVGTVSDKGLKTGIDHIEELGVTHVHLLPSFDYHTIDESKLDQAQYNWGYDPQNYNVPEGSYSTDPSNGGVRIKEFKEMVSAFHKKGIRVVLDVVYNHTFSGDESNFSLEVPGYYYRQNNEGSYSNASACGNETASERAMARKYIVESVLYWAKEYHLDGFRFDLMGIHDVETMNILAKRLKEEVDPSILIYGEGWNAGDSPLPEAKRAIKANTPKLVGVAAFSDDIRDGLKGSVFYDDNIGFVQGADGLTETIKFGIVASTQHPQVDYKAVNYSKAPWAPDPSQTISYVSCHDNHTLFDKLKVSQPKASDSELKKMHKLTSAVILTSQGIPFIHSGAEMLRTKGGEHNSYNKPDAINKLNWDWKFENKDIFEYYQGLIELRKAHPAFRMTSTEMIQKHLKFIDFKDQHMVGYIINGNANGDSAESIAVIFNANKSAKNISKFLPKGKWKVLVDGNKASVKGLKTTSSITIGGVSALVLSK
- a CDS encoding ExbD/TolR family protein — its product is MATFKKKTKTKQDIPTSALPDIIFMLLFFFMISTTFRESELLVKNSLPQASELTKLEKKSLVSYIYIGEPTDTKKFGTEPRIQVNDVLIEPDQIVQHVIQEKDKLGEDGDKITMSLKIDRDAKMGVISDVRQKLRDANALKVNYASNKKLRISGM
- a CDS encoding ExbD/TolR family protein, with product MIQKKKKETPEINGGAMADIAFLLLIFFLVATTIASDKGVTVMLPPKAEDVDVKVKTRNVFNILVNSKDMMLAQEEQVDLPQLRTMVKEFVLNNGKNKDMSESPAKAIISLKSDRGTSYEMYISVIDELKYAYAEMRAMYLKIPLEDYQALDKENPDQKEKLTRARKAIPYKVSDAEPSEIK
- a CDS encoding MotA/TolQ/ExbB proton channel family protein, which encodes MKRVFALLMFFCALTLGTAQSYAQDETTEEATEQVAEESSAAVQEVSSDEVAQVEELSFTQAVKQKFIEGGWEFMGAVLLTLILGLAIAIERVITLSLSTTNTKKLLSKVDEALTSGGAEAALEVTKATRGPVASIFTQGLMRASEGIEMVEKSVVAYGSVEMGKLEKGLPWISLFIAMAPMLGFMGTVIGMIGAFDAIEAAGDISPSLVAGGIKVALLTTVAGLIVGVILQVFYNYCVSTIDGIVLEMEEASVSLIDILVKNELATK
- a CDS encoding asparaginase — translated: MTNRTYYKTVNINSTGPKTSETSILIIYTGGTIGMDSHPENGSLIPFDFEKIIDAVPELRAFDFELTVISLDPLIDSSDITTDHWVQLGNLIEDFYEDFDGFVILHGTDTMAYTASALSFMLDGVHKPVILTGSQLPIGAKRTDARENLMSSLEIASQRDDNGEMLVQEVCICFNSKLLRGNRAKKSQNFNFTAFRSYNYPSLAEAGIFIEYKRDTFWKDPINSPVRSMKKFDSNVLLLKIFPGMSKDFINQMLNNEKLRGVVLETYGSGNVPTSSWFIELLEKTVKRGVVIVNISQCTGGMVMQGHYATSAKLNSIGVLSGKDMTTEAAVTKLMCLLTKYKDVENVKKLIGIPLKGELSV
- a CDS encoding TatD family hydrolase; translation: MIDTHAHIYSDKFKEDIDNVLESAFDNGLKHILMPNIDHTSIDRMLELEEKYPQQCLSMMGLHPCHVEKDFEKELYIVEDWLNKRKFIGVGEMGLDLYWDKTFQEQQIEAFKIQADLAKKHHLPLVIHARDAMPETLNLLEELSDDALFGVLHCFTGSLDDAKRLFDINFKIGIGGVATFKNGGLDKVIPHVDLKHIVLETDSPYLAPKPYRGKRNEPAYTSFVCDKVADFKGISGAEVEEITDNNAYDLFDIENYLRK
- a CDS encoding DUF3108 domain-containing protein; translated protein: MRLNTKYIKITAAILFIGFISFSFKTEQDPPIKSDISFEKGETLTYVAGYSVFEAGEAVVHLDKKLHQVNGEETYKVNVTGRSIGMFGMTMKIRDLWQSYFSTSTLYPVQFNRDIIEGGYTLEETINFDQVNGKADTEWKKKDKKEIHKEHYEMPPHTHDVISGYYYLRTLDYDQMTKGDTISLNSFWENKAYDFDIVYLGVEKVYTKFGRIESYVMSPIMPENQLFSGTHPIKFWVSKDINRIPLKIQAELIVGSVNVDLVRYKGLKQKLKKSK
- a CDS encoding shikimate kinase, encoding MRIYLIGMPGSGKSTLAKELSEVLDLPYFDLDLEIEKKERKSIPKIFAESGEDYFRKIEREVMLSFTPNNAIIATGGGTPCFFDNIEQLNVQGKTFFVDVSEEDLADRVWEQQGTRPLLAQENREDILTAIQEKRVNRLPFYEKAQITIQANKKTPYELALEIKQNL
- a CDS encoding ABC transporter permease, translating into MLQFIINRLMYGFLVIWGVITVVFLLFHTLPGNPVDLMSGQHADLETRELIRKELGLDQPLSIQYIRYLADLSPISIEKDTPKAKKKYDYYALFSIGSSVLVVKYPYLRKSFQTNKRVDTILIESLPGTLWLSLTAIIIATTVGVLLGMAAAVNYGTKIDHAIVSGSVIFISMPSFVLAILMAITFGYYLADFTHLNMTGSLWMNDPLYGRQLHLENLILPSITLATRPLAIIIQLTRSSMLDVMSQDYIRTAKAKGASFIRVIFMHTLRNALNPVITAVSGWMATMMAGAFFIEYIFKWKGLGFKTIQAVEYLDLPVVMGATILIAFGFVLVNIFVDILYAVIDPKVRIQ